A genomic region of Mugil cephalus isolate CIBA_MC_2020 chromosome 5, CIBA_Mcephalus_1.1, whole genome shotgun sequence contains the following coding sequences:
- the map7d3 gene encoding ensconsin isoform X4 → MAEGATTLKGLRAQMAAAAQAQAEERRSLSGNSPGPATNAPAKSQGCRPVIDGAALKIDDRLRVAKERREEAERQQALRDSQIMERERKAKLQVERQMEERQKKVEEQRKKEEQKRMAVEEKRKLKQEEEKEHYEAVMRRTLERSQRVEQRQKRWSWGGLSTDSDGRAGDSDASASSPVTIVISSASPEKPPRKQQDKRSTSTMNLKQPSEAAISKRLSSSSATLVKSPDKRRSVKKRSSSLTRVSVGRGQTPAKPDKGTTDDQARRPPASTVDGGVLSRLLTPTQASLARSKSAAALSAEGTDAPECHLCPRSASASPLHPPRGPVRSRSIDRQKGGMTTSVSADGALDPSLKDKQLTSTQGQRPASPSSSLGRNRSPSPAPNPAPKRTPSPVAAKQGPKARPPSPGGMKQRPPSPQPQSAKPPPIQKPALTPTGPPTLRKRDSKSKDLCPGQPVSPQSSDSSKTKEKDDSKATSGTNSAAEAAKILAENRRLMREQKEKEEQLRIQREEEERVRKEEEARLAEEARLKRLEEEKKLAEERKLIEEEEARLAEEEKVRLAEEEAIKQAELQKEREEAEAKALEEAERVRQERDRIMQQNQQERMERKKRIEEIMKRTRKGDQGDLKRDDDKGEEDENGDEGEDQINFETKYAAADADDAAMEDEKDALSGGDVAARVEPLGSVNGKSETDDKENNGVSTDETQAVSPVPKGRLVEGSEFLNEQDSTKVGVVSGLNGKSTQWSFEELIDLNVHSKTRPLIEAEDCNQVLINCDGSSDGTRVAFEDKGTPINTLHSSNQPIEAMSDI, encoded by the exons ctgcagctgcacaggCGCAAGCTGAGGAGCGGCGCAGCCTGTCGGGGAACAGTCCGGGACCTGCCACCAACGCACCAGCTAAATCTCAAGGGTGTAGGCCAG tcaTCGACGGCGCCGCTCTTAAAATAGACGACCGACTGCGAGTGGCAAAAGAGAGgcgagaggaggcagagagacaaCAGG CTTTGAGAGATTCTCAGATCATGGAGCGGGAACGCAAGGCCAAGCTACAAGTGGAGCGTCAGATGGAGGAGCGTCAGAAGAAGGTTGAGGAACAGcgaaagaaagaggagcagaaacgAATGgctgtggaggagaagaggaagctgaaacaggaagaggaaaag GAGCACTACGAGGCAGTGATGAGGCGGACACTGGAGCGCAGTCAGCGAGTGGAGCAGAGGCAGAAAAGATGGTCTTGGGGAGGACTGTCCACCGACTCAGATGGACGAGCAG GAGATTCTGATGCCAGTGCCTCATCTCCAGTAACTATAGTTATCTCCTCTGCCTCGCCAGAAAAGCCACCAAGGAAACAACAAG ACAAGCGCTCCACATCCACTATGAACCTAAAACAGCCGTCTGAGGCTGCCATCAGTAAAcgtctgtcctcctcctctgccaccCTCGTCAAATCACCCGACAAAC GCCGTTCCGTGAAGAAGAGAAGTTCCTCCCTTACGCGAGTAAGTGTGGGCAGAGGACAGACCCCTGCCAAGCCTGATAAGGGGACAACGGATGATCAAG CTCGCAGGCCACCGGCCAGTACGGTGGACGGAGGGGTCCTTAGTCGCCTGCTCACCCCCACCCAGGCCTCACTAGCTAGGAGCAAGAGCGCCGCCGCCCTGTCCGCTGAAGGAACAGATGCTCCAG AGTGTCACCTATGTCCTCGCTCAGCCTCTGCCAGTCCCCTGCACCCGCCGCGCGGACCCGTGCGCAGCCGCAGCATTGACCGGCAGAAGGGCGGCATGACCACGTCGGTGTCGGCCGATGGAGCCCTCGACCCTTCACTG AAGGACAAGCAGTTAACATCGACTCAGGGGCAGCGCCCTGCCTCCCCATCCTCTTCCCTGGGACGCAATCGCTCACCCTCCCCTGCCCCCAATCCAGCACCAAAGAGGACCCCTTCTCCTGTGGCAGCCAA ACAAGGTCCTAAGGCACGCCCACCCTCGCCAGGTGGAATGAAGCAGCGTCCCCCATCCCCCCAGCCTCAGTCAGCTAAGCCCCCACCCATCCAGAAACCAGCGCTCACTCCGACCGGGCCCCCGACATTACGAAAGAGGGACTCCAAGTCCAAGGATCTGTGTCCTGGCCAGCCGGTGTCGCCACAGTCCTCCGATTCCAGCAAAACCAAAGAGAAAGATG ACTCAAAGGCCACGTCAGGCACCAACTCAGCTGCTGAAGCAGCAAAGATTCTGGCTGAAAACCGCAGACTGATGCgagagcagaaggagaaggaggagcagcttaggatacagagagaggaagaggagag agtgagaaaagaagaagaggctcgTTTAGCAGAGGAGGCTCGACTCAAacgcctggaggaggagaagaagctcGCGGAGGAGAGAAAACTtatagaagaagaggaggctcgtctggctgaggaggaaaaagtgaGACTGGCAGAAGAAGAGGCAATAAAACAGGCGGAGCTCCAGAAGGAGCGGGAGGAGGCCGAGGCCAAGGCCCTGGAGGAGGCCGAGAGAGTCCGTCAGGAGAGAGACCGCATCATGCAGCAGAACCAGCAAGAACGcatggagaggaagaag AGAATTGAAGAAATAATGAAGAGAACAAGAAAAGGGGACCAAGGTGACTTGAAG AGAGATGACGATAAGGGGGAAGAGGACGAGAATGGAGACGAAGGAGAGGACCAGATAAACTTTGAAACCAAAT ATGCCGCGGCCGATGCAGATGACGCAGCCATGGAGGACGAAAAAGACGCCCTGTCCGGTGGTGATGTTGCAGCACGAGTGGAGCCCCTGGGCAGCGTAAACGGAAAATCTGAGACCGACGACAAGGAGAACAACGGCGTAAGCACAGACGAGACTCAGGCAGTAAG TCCCGTCCCTAAAGGCCGCCTTGTCGAGGGATCGGAGTTTCTGAATGAGCAGGACTCCACTAAGGTGGGGGTGGTCTCGGGTCTCAACGGTAAGTCCACCCAGTGGAGCTTTGAAGAACTCATTGACCTCAACGTCCACTCCAAGACCAGACCCCTCATCGAGGCGGAGGACTGTAACCAGGTCCTGATCAACTGTGACGGGAGCTCAGATGGGACCAGGGTGGCCTTTGAGGACAAAGGAACCCCCATCAACACCCTGCATTCCTCAAATCAACCCATAGAAGCCATGTCAG ACATTTGA
- the map7d3 gene encoding ensconsin isoform X2, with product MAEGATTLKGLRAQMAAAAQAQAEERRSLSGNSPGPATNAPAKSQGCRPVIDGAALKIDDRLRVAKERREEAERQQALRDSQIMERERKAKLQVERQMEERQKKVEEQRKKEEQKRMAVEEKRKLKQEEEKEHYEAVMRRTLERSQRVEQRQKRWSWGGLSTDSDGRADKRSTSTMNLKQPSEAAISKRLSSSSATLVKSPDKRIKPRSSSCNRLPSKGDAAQASKEDGKKLQVEQTGRSVKKRSSSLTRVSVGRGQTPAKPDKGTTDDQARRPPASTVDGGVLSRLLTPTQASLARSKSAAALSAEGTDAPECHLCPRSASASPLHPPRGPVRSRSIDRQKGGMTTSVSADGALDPSLKDKQLTSTQGQRPASPSSSLGRNRSPSPAPNPAPKRTPSPVAAKQGPKARPPSPGGMKQRPPSPQPQSAKPPPIQKPALTPTGPPTLRKRDSKSKDLCPGQPVSPQSSDSSKTKEKDDSKATSGTNSAAEAAKILAENRRLMREQKEKEEQLRIQREEEERVRKEEEARLAEEARLKRLEEEKKLAEERKLIEEEEARLAEEEKVRLAEEEAIKQAELQKEREEAEAKALEEAERVRQERDRIMQQNQQERMERKKRIEEIMKRTRKGDQGDLKRDDDKGEEDENGDEGEDQINFETKYAAADADDAAMEDEKDALSGGDVAARVEPLGSVNGKSETDDKENNGVSTDETQAVSPVPKGRLVEGSEFLNEQDSTKVGVVSGLNGKSTQWSFEELIDLNVHSKTRPLIEAEDCNQVLINCDGSSDGTRVAFEDKGTPINTLHSSNQPIEAMSDI from the exons ctgcagctgcacaggCGCAAGCTGAGGAGCGGCGCAGCCTGTCGGGGAACAGTCCGGGACCTGCCACCAACGCACCAGCTAAATCTCAAGGGTGTAGGCCAG tcaTCGACGGCGCCGCTCTTAAAATAGACGACCGACTGCGAGTGGCAAAAGAGAGgcgagaggaggcagagagacaaCAGG CTTTGAGAGATTCTCAGATCATGGAGCGGGAACGCAAGGCCAAGCTACAAGTGGAGCGTCAGATGGAGGAGCGTCAGAAGAAGGTTGAGGAACAGcgaaagaaagaggagcagaaacgAATGgctgtggaggagaagaggaagctgaaacaggaagaggaaaag GAGCACTACGAGGCAGTGATGAGGCGGACACTGGAGCGCAGTCAGCGAGTGGAGCAGAGGCAGAAAAGATGGTCTTGGGGAGGACTGTCCACCGACTCAGATGGACGAGCAG ACAAGCGCTCCACATCCACTATGAACCTAAAACAGCCGTCTGAGGCTGCCATCAGTAAAcgtctgtcctcctcctctgccaccCTCGTCAAATCACCCGACAAAC GGATTAAGCCAAGGAGTTCGTCTTGTAACCGGTTGCCTAGCAAAGGCGATGCTGCTCAGGCCAGTAAGGAAGACGGCAAAAAGCTTCAGGTGGAACAGACAG GCCGTTCCGTGAAGAAGAGAAGTTCCTCCCTTACGCGAGTAAGTGTGGGCAGAGGACAGACCCCTGCCAAGCCTGATAAGGGGACAACGGATGATCAAG CTCGCAGGCCACCGGCCAGTACGGTGGACGGAGGGGTCCTTAGTCGCCTGCTCACCCCCACCCAGGCCTCACTAGCTAGGAGCAAGAGCGCCGCCGCCCTGTCCGCTGAAGGAACAGATGCTCCAG AGTGTCACCTATGTCCTCGCTCAGCCTCTGCCAGTCCCCTGCACCCGCCGCGCGGACCCGTGCGCAGCCGCAGCATTGACCGGCAGAAGGGCGGCATGACCACGTCGGTGTCGGCCGATGGAGCCCTCGACCCTTCACTG AAGGACAAGCAGTTAACATCGACTCAGGGGCAGCGCCCTGCCTCCCCATCCTCTTCCCTGGGACGCAATCGCTCACCCTCCCCTGCCCCCAATCCAGCACCAAAGAGGACCCCTTCTCCTGTGGCAGCCAA ACAAGGTCCTAAGGCACGCCCACCCTCGCCAGGTGGAATGAAGCAGCGTCCCCCATCCCCCCAGCCTCAGTCAGCTAAGCCCCCACCCATCCAGAAACCAGCGCTCACTCCGACCGGGCCCCCGACATTACGAAAGAGGGACTCCAAGTCCAAGGATCTGTGTCCTGGCCAGCCGGTGTCGCCACAGTCCTCCGATTCCAGCAAAACCAAAGAGAAAGATG ACTCAAAGGCCACGTCAGGCACCAACTCAGCTGCTGAAGCAGCAAAGATTCTGGCTGAAAACCGCAGACTGATGCgagagcagaaggagaaggaggagcagcttaggatacagagagaggaagaggagag agtgagaaaagaagaagaggctcgTTTAGCAGAGGAGGCTCGACTCAAacgcctggaggaggagaagaagctcGCGGAGGAGAGAAAACTtatagaagaagaggaggctcgtctggctgaggaggaaaaagtgaGACTGGCAGAAGAAGAGGCAATAAAACAGGCGGAGCTCCAGAAGGAGCGGGAGGAGGCCGAGGCCAAGGCCCTGGAGGAGGCCGAGAGAGTCCGTCAGGAGAGAGACCGCATCATGCAGCAGAACCAGCAAGAACGcatggagaggaagaag AGAATTGAAGAAATAATGAAGAGAACAAGAAAAGGGGACCAAGGTGACTTGAAG AGAGATGACGATAAGGGGGAAGAGGACGAGAATGGAGACGAAGGAGAGGACCAGATAAACTTTGAAACCAAAT ATGCCGCGGCCGATGCAGATGACGCAGCCATGGAGGACGAAAAAGACGCCCTGTCCGGTGGTGATGTTGCAGCACGAGTGGAGCCCCTGGGCAGCGTAAACGGAAAATCTGAGACCGACGACAAGGAGAACAACGGCGTAAGCACAGACGAGACTCAGGCAGTAAG TCCCGTCCCTAAAGGCCGCCTTGTCGAGGGATCGGAGTTTCTGAATGAGCAGGACTCCACTAAGGTGGGGGTGGTCTCGGGTCTCAACGGTAAGTCCACCCAGTGGAGCTTTGAAGAACTCATTGACCTCAACGTCCACTCCAAGACCAGACCCCTCATCGAGGCGGAGGACTGTAACCAGGTCCTGATCAACTGTGACGGGAGCTCAGATGGGACCAGGGTGGCCTTTGAGGACAAAGGAACCCCCATCAACACCCTGCATTCCTCAAATCAACCCATAGAAGCCATGTCAG ACATTTGA
- the map7d3 gene encoding MAP7 domain-containing protein 2 isoform X15 has translation MAEGATTLKGLRAQMAAAAQAQAEERRSLSGNSPGPATNAPAKSQGCRPVIDGAALKIDDRLRVAKERREEAERQQALRDSQIMERERKAKLQVERQMEERQKKVEEQRKKEEQKRMAVEEKRKLKQEEEKEHYEAVMRRTLERSQRVEQRQKRWSWGGLSTDSDGRAGDSDASASSPVTIVISSASPEKPPRKQQDKRSTSTMNLKQPSEAAISKRLSSSSATLVKSPDKPSASPLHPPRGPVRSRSIDRQKGGMTTSVSADGALDPSLKDKQLTSTQGQRPASPSSSLGRNRSPSPAPNPAPKRTPSPVAAKQGPKARPPSPGGMKQRPPSPQPQSAKPPPIQKPALTPTGPPTLRKRDSKSKDLCPGQPVSPQSSDSSKTKEKDDSKATSGTNSAAEAAKILAENRRLMREQKEKEEQLRIQREEEERVRKEEEARLAEEARLKRLEEEKKLAEERKLIEEEEARLAEEEKVRLAEEEAIKQAELQKEREEAEAKALEEAERVRQERDRIMQQNQQERMERKKRIEEIMKRTRKGDQGDLKRDDDKGEEDENGDEGEDQINFETKYAAADADDAAMEDEKDALSGGDVAARVEPLGSVNGKSETDDKENNGVSTDETQAVSPVPKGRLVEGSEFLNEQDSTKVGVVSGLNGKSTQWSFEELIDLNVHSKTRPLIEAEDCNQVLINCDGSSDGTRVAFEDKGTPINTLHSSNQPIEAMSDI, from the exons ctgcagctgcacaggCGCAAGCTGAGGAGCGGCGCAGCCTGTCGGGGAACAGTCCGGGACCTGCCACCAACGCACCAGCTAAATCTCAAGGGTGTAGGCCAG tcaTCGACGGCGCCGCTCTTAAAATAGACGACCGACTGCGAGTGGCAAAAGAGAGgcgagaggaggcagagagacaaCAGG CTTTGAGAGATTCTCAGATCATGGAGCGGGAACGCAAGGCCAAGCTACAAGTGGAGCGTCAGATGGAGGAGCGTCAGAAGAAGGTTGAGGAACAGcgaaagaaagaggagcagaaacgAATGgctgtggaggagaagaggaagctgaaacaggaagaggaaaag GAGCACTACGAGGCAGTGATGAGGCGGACACTGGAGCGCAGTCAGCGAGTGGAGCAGAGGCAGAAAAGATGGTCTTGGGGAGGACTGTCCACCGACTCAGATGGACGAGCAG GAGATTCTGATGCCAGTGCCTCATCTCCAGTAACTATAGTTATCTCCTCTGCCTCGCCAGAAAAGCCACCAAGGAAACAACAAG ACAAGCGCTCCACATCCACTATGAACCTAAAACAGCCGTCTGAGGCTGCCATCAGTAAAcgtctgtcctcctcctctgccaccCTCGTCAAATCACCCGACAAAC CCTCTGCCAGTCCCCTGCACCCGCCGCGCGGACCCGTGCGCAGCCGCAGCATTGACCGGCAGAAGGGCGGCATGACCACGTCGGTGTCGGCCGATGGAGCCCTCGACCCTTCACTG AAGGACAAGCAGTTAACATCGACTCAGGGGCAGCGCCCTGCCTCCCCATCCTCTTCCCTGGGACGCAATCGCTCACCCTCCCCTGCCCCCAATCCAGCACCAAAGAGGACCCCTTCTCCTGTGGCAGCCAA ACAAGGTCCTAAGGCACGCCCACCCTCGCCAGGTGGAATGAAGCAGCGTCCCCCATCCCCCCAGCCTCAGTCAGCTAAGCCCCCACCCATCCAGAAACCAGCGCTCACTCCGACCGGGCCCCCGACATTACGAAAGAGGGACTCCAAGTCCAAGGATCTGTGTCCTGGCCAGCCGGTGTCGCCACAGTCCTCCGATTCCAGCAAAACCAAAGAGAAAGATG ACTCAAAGGCCACGTCAGGCACCAACTCAGCTGCTGAAGCAGCAAAGATTCTGGCTGAAAACCGCAGACTGATGCgagagcagaaggagaaggaggagcagcttaggatacagagagaggaagaggagag agtgagaaaagaagaagaggctcgTTTAGCAGAGGAGGCTCGACTCAAacgcctggaggaggagaagaagctcGCGGAGGAGAGAAAACTtatagaagaagaggaggctcgtctggctgaggaggaaaaagtgaGACTGGCAGAAGAAGAGGCAATAAAACAGGCGGAGCTCCAGAAGGAGCGGGAGGAGGCCGAGGCCAAGGCCCTGGAGGAGGCCGAGAGAGTCCGTCAGGAGAGAGACCGCATCATGCAGCAGAACCAGCAAGAACGcatggagaggaagaag AGAATTGAAGAAATAATGAAGAGAACAAGAAAAGGGGACCAAGGTGACTTGAAG AGAGATGACGATAAGGGGGAAGAGGACGAGAATGGAGACGAAGGAGAGGACCAGATAAACTTTGAAACCAAAT ATGCCGCGGCCGATGCAGATGACGCAGCCATGGAGGACGAAAAAGACGCCCTGTCCGGTGGTGATGTTGCAGCACGAGTGGAGCCCCTGGGCAGCGTAAACGGAAAATCTGAGACCGACGACAAGGAGAACAACGGCGTAAGCACAGACGAGACTCAGGCAGTAAG TCCCGTCCCTAAAGGCCGCCTTGTCGAGGGATCGGAGTTTCTGAATGAGCAGGACTCCACTAAGGTGGGGGTGGTCTCGGGTCTCAACGGTAAGTCCACCCAGTGGAGCTTTGAAGAACTCATTGACCTCAACGTCCACTCCAAGACCAGACCCCTCATCGAGGCGGAGGACTGTAACCAGGTCCTGATCAACTGTGACGGGAGCTCAGATGGGACCAGGGTGGCCTTTGAGGACAAAGGAACCCCCATCAACACCCTGCATTCCTCAAATCAACCCATAGAAGCCATGTCAG ACATTTGA
- the map7d3 gene encoding ensconsin isoform X5 produces MAEGATTLKGLRAQMAAAAQAQAEERRSLSGNSPGPATNAPAKSQGCRPVIDGAALKIDDRLRVAKERREEAERQQALRDSQIMERERKAKLQVERQMEERQKKVEEQRKKEEQKRMAVEEKRKLKQEEEKEHYEAVMRRTLERSQRVEQRQKRWSWGGLSTDSDGRAGDSDASASSPVTIVISSASPEKPPRKQQGIKPRSSSCNRLPSKGDAAQASKEDGKKLQVEQTGRSVKKRSSSLTRVSVGRGQTPAKPDKGTTDDQARRPPASTVDGGVLSRLLTPTQASLARSKSAAALSAEGTDAPECHLCPRSASASPLHPPRGPVRSRSIDRQKGGMTTSVSADGALDPSLKDKQLTSTQGQRPASPSSSLGRNRSPSPAPNPAPKRTPSPVAAKQGPKARPPSPGGMKQRPPSPQPQSAKPPPIQKPALTPTGPPTLRKRDSKSKDLCPGQPVSPQSSDSSKTKEKDDSKATSGTNSAAEAAKILAENRRLMREQKEKEEQLRIQREEEERVRKEEEARLAEEARLKRLEEEKKLAEERKLIEEEEARLAEEEKVRLAEEEAIKQAELQKEREEAEAKALEEAERVRQERDRIMQQNQQERMERKKRIEEIMKRTRKGDQGDLKRDDDKGEEDENGDEGEDQINFETKYAAADADDAAMEDEKDALSGGDVAARVEPLGSVNGKSETDDKENNGVSTDETQAVSPVPKGRLVEGSEFLNEQDSTKVGVVSGLNGKSTQWSFEELIDLNVHSKTRPLIEAEDCNQVLINCDGSSDGTRVAFEDKGTPINTLHSSNQPIEAMSDI; encoded by the exons ctgcagctgcacaggCGCAAGCTGAGGAGCGGCGCAGCCTGTCGGGGAACAGTCCGGGACCTGCCACCAACGCACCAGCTAAATCTCAAGGGTGTAGGCCAG tcaTCGACGGCGCCGCTCTTAAAATAGACGACCGACTGCGAGTGGCAAAAGAGAGgcgagaggaggcagagagacaaCAGG CTTTGAGAGATTCTCAGATCATGGAGCGGGAACGCAAGGCCAAGCTACAAGTGGAGCGTCAGATGGAGGAGCGTCAGAAGAAGGTTGAGGAACAGcgaaagaaagaggagcagaaacgAATGgctgtggaggagaagaggaagctgaaacaggaagaggaaaag GAGCACTACGAGGCAGTGATGAGGCGGACACTGGAGCGCAGTCAGCGAGTGGAGCAGAGGCAGAAAAGATGGTCTTGGGGAGGACTGTCCACCGACTCAGATGGACGAGCAG GAGATTCTGATGCCAGTGCCTCATCTCCAGTAACTATAGTTATCTCCTCTGCCTCGCCAGAAAAGCCACCAAGGAAACAACAAG GGATTAAGCCAAGGAGTTCGTCTTGTAACCGGTTGCCTAGCAAAGGCGATGCTGCTCAGGCCAGTAAGGAAGACGGCAAAAAGCTTCAGGTGGAACAGACAG GCCGTTCCGTGAAGAAGAGAAGTTCCTCCCTTACGCGAGTAAGTGTGGGCAGAGGACAGACCCCTGCCAAGCCTGATAAGGGGACAACGGATGATCAAG CTCGCAGGCCACCGGCCAGTACGGTGGACGGAGGGGTCCTTAGTCGCCTGCTCACCCCCACCCAGGCCTCACTAGCTAGGAGCAAGAGCGCCGCCGCCCTGTCCGCTGAAGGAACAGATGCTCCAG AGTGTCACCTATGTCCTCGCTCAGCCTCTGCCAGTCCCCTGCACCCGCCGCGCGGACCCGTGCGCAGCCGCAGCATTGACCGGCAGAAGGGCGGCATGACCACGTCGGTGTCGGCCGATGGAGCCCTCGACCCTTCACTG AAGGACAAGCAGTTAACATCGACTCAGGGGCAGCGCCCTGCCTCCCCATCCTCTTCCCTGGGACGCAATCGCTCACCCTCCCCTGCCCCCAATCCAGCACCAAAGAGGACCCCTTCTCCTGTGGCAGCCAA ACAAGGTCCTAAGGCACGCCCACCCTCGCCAGGTGGAATGAAGCAGCGTCCCCCATCCCCCCAGCCTCAGTCAGCTAAGCCCCCACCCATCCAGAAACCAGCGCTCACTCCGACCGGGCCCCCGACATTACGAAAGAGGGACTCCAAGTCCAAGGATCTGTGTCCTGGCCAGCCGGTGTCGCCACAGTCCTCCGATTCCAGCAAAACCAAAGAGAAAGATG ACTCAAAGGCCACGTCAGGCACCAACTCAGCTGCTGAAGCAGCAAAGATTCTGGCTGAAAACCGCAGACTGATGCgagagcagaaggagaaggaggagcagcttaggatacagagagaggaagaggagag agtgagaaaagaagaagaggctcgTTTAGCAGAGGAGGCTCGACTCAAacgcctggaggaggagaagaagctcGCGGAGGAGAGAAAACTtatagaagaagaggaggctcgtctggctgaggaggaaaaagtgaGACTGGCAGAAGAAGAGGCAATAAAACAGGCGGAGCTCCAGAAGGAGCGGGAGGAGGCCGAGGCCAAGGCCCTGGAGGAGGCCGAGAGAGTCCGTCAGGAGAGAGACCGCATCATGCAGCAGAACCAGCAAGAACGcatggagaggaagaag AGAATTGAAGAAATAATGAAGAGAACAAGAAAAGGGGACCAAGGTGACTTGAAG AGAGATGACGATAAGGGGGAAGAGGACGAGAATGGAGACGAAGGAGAGGACCAGATAAACTTTGAAACCAAAT ATGCCGCGGCCGATGCAGATGACGCAGCCATGGAGGACGAAAAAGACGCCCTGTCCGGTGGTGATGTTGCAGCACGAGTGGAGCCCCTGGGCAGCGTAAACGGAAAATCTGAGACCGACGACAAGGAGAACAACGGCGTAAGCACAGACGAGACTCAGGCAGTAAG TCCCGTCCCTAAAGGCCGCCTTGTCGAGGGATCGGAGTTTCTGAATGAGCAGGACTCCACTAAGGTGGGGGTGGTCTCGGGTCTCAACGGTAAGTCCACCCAGTGGAGCTTTGAAGAACTCATTGACCTCAACGTCCACTCCAAGACCAGACCCCTCATCGAGGCGGAGGACTGTAACCAGGTCCTGATCAACTGTGACGGGAGCTCAGATGGGACCAGGGTGGCCTTTGAGGACAAAGGAACCCCCATCAACACCCTGCATTCCTCAAATCAACCCATAGAAGCCATGTCAG ACATTTGA